DNA sequence from the Armatimonadota bacterium genome:
CCTGGGAGTTCCTGGGAGCCTGGGCCATAGGAGGAGCCCTCACGGTGCTCCTCCGCATCGGGCGCAGACCCGAGTCCAAAGATCGGGTCCGAGCCCGATAGCCGACTGCCTTCAAACTTCGTTTACAATACGAGCCGGACAGAACGGATCCGTTGTGTCCACAGCCTGGCGCTCGCGAGGAGGCGGGTGGCCGGGCTGAATTTTTGGGTCCGAAGACCAAAGGGGAGGTGATGCGGGATGCGCACGGCGGTGTTTCTGGGGACGGGGGGGCTCATTCTGGCGCTCACCCTGGGGGGGATTGCGGGAACGGCCCCCGCGTCCATCAAGGTGATCGCCAAGGAGTTCGCCTTCGAGCCCAAGGAGATCAAGGTGAAGGTCGGACAGCCCGTGAAGCTCGTGCTGGAAAATAAGGGCGTCATTGAACATGACATCGTGATCGAGAAGCTCAACGTGAAGACG
Encoded proteins:
- a CDS encoding cupredoxin domain-containing protein, encoding MRTAVFLGTGGLILALTLGGIAGTAPASIKVIAKEFAFEPKEIKVKVGQPVKLVLENKGVIEHDIVIEKLNVKTEALKPGKSGEVTFTPKSKGRYLIYCSVPGHKEAGMVGTLMVQ